From a single Solenopsis invicta isolate M01_SB chromosome 6, UNIL_Sinv_3.0, whole genome shotgun sequence genomic region:
- the LOC105200558 gene encoding histone-lysine N-methyltransferase SETMAR-like has product MEQRAVIKFNARLGKSASETFQLVQQVYGDACLSRSNVFVWHKRFLDGRESLEDDQHTGRPVSIRKPETIEKIRNFIANHRNASLRMMEAALNINRETIRTILHEDLGKTKVCAKFVPHTLTDEQKAMRVSHSIDIVVAARNNPNFLKSIVTGDEIWCFQFDSTTKRQSAEWKSKNSPEAKKTRKVPSKINTMLITFFDSKGIIHKEFVPSDQIVTGDYYLEVLKRLMARIRRIRPDYQDPNSWTLLHDNAPSHKSLSVCQFLARNQVCVLNYPPYSPDLAPCHFSVFPKLKLKLKGCFFEDIPTIQTASTRELEAIPQNELNHAFESLLNRCNKCIEARGDYFE; this is encoded by the coding sequence ATGGAACAAAGAGcggttattaaatttaacgcaAGACTTGGTAAAAGTGCATCAGAAACATTCCAGTTGGTGCAGCAAGTGTATGGCGATGCTTGTTTAAGTCGATCAAATGTTTTCGTGTGGCATAAACGATTTTTGGATGGTAGAGAATCGCTAGAAGATGACCAACATACGGGAAGGCCAGTGTCAATTCGAAAACCCGAAACGATcgaaaaaatacgtaattttattgcaaatcaCCGCAATGCTTCACTGAGAATGATGGAAGCGGCTTTGAACATCAACCGAGAGACGATTCGGACCATTCTTCACGAGGATTTGGGCAAAACAAAGGTTTGTGCTAAGTTTGTTCCACACACTTTGACGGATGAACAAAAAGCAATGAGAGTTAGCCATTCCATAGACATCGTTGTAGCTGCCAGAAATAATCCAAACTTCCTGAAATCCATTGTTACGGGGGATGAAATATGGTGCTTTCAATTCGATTCAACAACCAAGCGCCAAAGTGCGGAATGGAAGTCGAAAAATTCACCAGAAGCCAAGAAAACACGAAAAGTGCCTTCAAAAATCAATACAATGCTCATCACATTCTTTGATAGTAAAGGAATTATTCACAAAGAATTTGTTCCATCTGATCAAATAGTTACTGGCGACTATTATCTTGAAGTTTTGAAGCGTTTGATGGCCAGAATCCGTCGTATCCGTCCCGATTATCAAGATCCAAACAGTTGGACGCTATTGCACGATAACGCGCCATCTCACAAGTCACTCAGTGTTTGTCAATTTTTGGCCAGAAATCAAGTCTGTGTGCTCAATTATCCGCcatattcacctgatttggcccCGTGCCACTTCTCTGTATTtccaaaattgaaattgaagtTAAAAGGATGCTTTTTCGAAGACATTCCGACCATCCAAACAGCTTCAACACGGGAACTAGAAGCAATACCACAAAATGAGCTTAATCATGCATTTGAATCCCTTTTGAATCGCTGTAACAAGTGTATTGAAGCAAGAggagattattttgaataa